The following proteins are co-located in the Argopecten irradians isolate NY chromosome 9, Ai_NY, whole genome shotgun sequence genome:
- the LOC138332204 gene encoding uncharacterized protein produces MSSSWSPTYFGRSDWEKEEKDAGSKPKRKETKSFYEDSRPSQSLGSHDPNINPLNHVYINDVIQIGPDDSPPIPPRNYNQMTSTANEANETYDMAESTYLSVLSGDRKSPQPSLNGEKFNTKKSGELATAATAAARPPPLSPFSGSFRKSVSIATDHRVYPQRFIHRVFLPFRFSGFTVFRRNKGKSMYYAFITEAHVKIFRDNGELYQMITDLTNPFDVASKQHGNDLAPLYVTDEGKKIGDGSVKVYSSDGKFMKVLVGKLRKPQGIAVSRVGLLYVCDEANILVLCPDSGKKKRVISSIGKDPLFALPLYVMVSATGKILVSDVGTRQLKIHDEARKHTDKFLPSEKDEDIYAHFCPEMCSEDSSSNYYVVDHERNSLYALVGGGRSQKMELPDKPKGHDGIPTAVTFEVNTGNIIVF; encoded by the exons ATGTCATCATCCTGGTCACCAACATATTTCGGAAGATCAGACTGGGAAAAAGAGGAAAAAGATGCAGGATCAAAACCCAAGAGGAAAGAAACTAAAAGCTTTTACGAGGATTCCCGTCCTTCCCAATCTCTGGGATCGCATGATCCGAACATAAACCCACTAAATCATGTTTATATCAACGATGTGATCCAAATTGGTCCAGATGACTCACCACCTATTCCTCCGCGCAATTACAATCAAATGACGTCTACAGCTAATGAAGCTAACGAGACATATGATATGGCTGAATCTACATACTTATCTGTTCTTAGTGGAGATAGGAAAAGTCCTCAGCCATCCTTGAATGGAGAAAAATTCAACACCAAAAAAAGCGGCGAATTGGCAACAGCAGCAACAGCCGCGGCGAGACCACCCCCATTGTCTCCATTTTCCGGATCATTTCGAAAATCCGTCTCCATAGCAACCGACCATCGCGTATATCCACAGAGATTTATTCATCGCGTGTTTCTTCCTTTCCGATTCTCAGGTTTCACTGTTTTCCGACGAAATAAAGGGAAATCTATGTACTATGCTTTTATTACGGAAGCTCATGTTAAAATCTTCCGGGACAATGGAGAATTGTACCAGATGATCACTGATTTGACCAATCCGTTTGACGTCGCTAGTAAACAACATGGAAATGACTTGGCTCCATTATACGTTACAGATGAAG GGAAAAAAATTGGAGATGGAAGTGTAAAAGTCTATAGCTCCGATGGAAAATTCATGAAAGTGTTAGTTGGAAAACTTCGGAAACCCCAAGGGATCGCTGTATCGCGAGTTGGCCTGCTATACGTATGTGATGAGGCAAATATTCTGGTGTTGTGTCCAGATTCAGGTAAAAAGAAGAGGGTCATTTCTAGCATCGGTAAAGATCCTCTTTTTGCACTGCCATTGTACGTCATGGTGAGCGCCACTGGGAAGATTTTGGTCTCCGATGTCGGTACCAGGCAACTCAAGATCCACGACGAAGCACGAAAGCATACAGACAAGTTCCTACCATCTGAAAAGGACGAAGACATCTATGCCCATTTCTGCCCAGAAATGTGCTCGGAGGATTCCTCGTCTAATTACTATGTCGTTGACCATGAGAGGAATTCGCTGTACGCGTTAGTCGGTGGGGGCAGGTCACAGAAAATGGAACTGCCAGATAAACCAAAAGGCCATGACGGCATACCAACAGCTGTAACTTTTGAGGTCAATACAGGGAACATCATTGTGTTTTAA
- the LOC138330745 gene encoding tripartite motif-containing protein 26-like translates to MASRKKKDYTKLFDLMECGLCKSELCDPRRIECGHVFCLKCLVKQVSNVSECPTCKRPMNPLSGKVDTYPVAKEIASLLQTVASCNNILDEADVNNAKDEDQYDMVDAEEDQSMSFPDLKDVCDLHGYQLVSVCLSCDNELICAKCSIHSSHDKIEISKQSNYLELFLNKTHDKIRKRGKVDRTMEEKQQDMIERHIAEKESIKNEVENIAEEMHANIHWKKEETLHPIENKADDCVKLLTERQERIKEGLLEFIHISEKFGKLSNDGTANFFRKTQRLVKQANIALKEERTSLPEYQTIVFTKNKAVVEDLLNVQLGVPILTSRRGKF, encoded by the coding sequence ATGGCCTCACGGAAGAAAAAAGACTATACAAAACTGTTTGATTTGATGGAATGTGGTCTCTGTAAATCGGAGCTTTGCGATCCTCGACGAATTGAGTGTGGACATGTCTTCTGTTTGAAGTGCCTAGTTAAGCAAGTAAGCAACGTTTCAGAATGTCCGACTTGTAAGCGACCAATGAATCCTTTATCAGGGAAGGTCGATACCTATCCTGTCGCCAAAGAAATAGCGAGCCTACTGCAAACGGTTGCAAGTTGCAATAATATTTTGGATGAGGCAGATGTGAACAATGCCAAAGATGAGGATCAGTATGATATGGTAGATGCTGAGGAAGACCAGTCAATGTCTTTCCCTGATTTGAAAGATGTGTGTGATCTACATGGGTATCAACTGGTTTCTGTCTGCTTGAGTTGTGATAATGAACTCATTTGCGCAAAATGCAGCATCCATTCTTCACATGATAAAATAGAGATTTCCAAGCAGTCAAATTATCTCGAACTGTTCCTTAATAAGACACATGATAAAATACGCAAAAGAGGAAAAGTTGACAGAACTATGGAGGAAAAGCAACAGGATATGATAGAAAGGCACATTGCAGAAAAGGAAAGTATCAAAAATGAAGTAGAGAATATCGCCGAGGAAATGCATGCAAACATTCACTGGAAGAAAGAAGAAACGCTTCATCCTATCGAGAATAAGGCAGATGATTGTGTTAAACTTTTGACAGAAAGACAAGAACGCATAAAAGAAGGATTATTAGAGTTTATTCATATTAGTGAAAAATTTGGAAAGCTTTCCAATGACGGCACAGCAAATTTCTTCCGAAAAACGCAAAGGCTAGTGAAACAAGCAAATATCGCGCTGAAAGAAGAAAGAACGTCTCTTCCGGAATACCAAACCATTGTATTCACTAAAAACAAAGCGGTTGTAGAGGATTTGTTAAATGTGCAATTAGGAGTTCCAATCCTTACAAGCAGAAGAGGAAAGTTCTGA